Proteins encoded in a region of the Pelmatolapia mariae isolate MD_Pm_ZW linkage group LG6, Pm_UMD_F_2, whole genome shotgun sequence genome:
- the LOC134628776 gene encoding transcription factor Sp6-like gives MAHPYEPWLRTAPPSGSSDDMNIASWWDLHRDVQAGSWIDLQTGQGVGLPSVNPGGSMGLQPSLGPYGSDPQLCTLPPAQHAPPSQPSHLFPQDGFKMEPLAPEMLQQETFSMEEPQETSVSARPKPQRRSSSRGGSQAVCRCPNCVHAEQMGQSTDDSRRKHMHNCHIPGCGKAYAKTSHLKAHLRWHSGDRPFVCNWLFCGKRFTRSDELQRHLQTHTGAKKFSCALCPRVFMRNDHLAKHMRTHESPPGQGEDRLNGDGRGDKSFDASTPPQSSSNVSDSTDPPLKLKCETDASVSSVTGQSG, from the coding sequence ATGGCCCACCCGTACGAGCCCTGGTTACGGACAGCACCACCTAGTGGCAGCTCAGACGACATGAACATCGCTTCCTGGTGGGACCTTCACAGAGACGTCCAAGCAGGCAGTTGGATAGACCTACAGACGGGTCAAGGTGTGGGCCTGCCTTCAGTGAATCCAGGCGGCTCCATGGGTTTGCAGCCTTCTCTGGGGCCCTATGGCTCTGACCCACAGCTGTGCACCCTGCCCCCGGCTCAGCACGCTCCACCCTCGCAACCATCCCATCTCTTCCCCCAGGATGGCTTCAAGATGGAGCCGCTGGCCCctgaaatgctgcagcaagaaacCTTCTCAATGGAGGAACCTCAGGAGACGTCTGTGTCAGCTCGCCCCAAGCCCCAGCGCCGCTCTTCATCCAGAGGCGGCAGCCAGGCTGTGTGCCGCTGCCCTAATTGCGTCCACGCTGAGCAGATGGGCCAGAGCACTGACGACAGCAGGAGGAAGCACATGCACAATTGCCACATCCCCGGCTGTGGCAAAGCCTACGCCAAGACCTCCCATCTGAAGGCTCACCTGCGCTGGCACAGCGGAGACCGGCCGTTCGTCTGCAACTGGCTGTTCTGTGGCAAGAGGTTCACGCGCTCTGATGAACTGCAGCGACACCTACAGACGCACACTGGCGCCAAGAAGTTCAGCTGCGCATTATGTCCCCGAGTGTTCATGCGCAATGACCACCTGGCCAAGCACATGCGCACGCACGAGTCCCCGCCAGGACAAGGGGAGGACAGGCTAAACGGAGATGGGAGGGGGGATAAGAGCTTTGATGCATCTACACCTCCCCAGTCATCCTCAAACGTGTCTGACAGCACAGATCCTCCACTGAAGCTGAAGTGTGAGACAGACGCCTCCGTCTCCAGCGTGACGGGGCAGTCGGGCTAG